A part of Caldicellulosiruptor owensensis OL genomic DNA contains:
- the purB gene encoding adenylosuccinate lyase — translation MNDIYETPLNSRYASDEMKRLFSNDTRFKLWRKLWIALAEAQKELGLDITDEQIEEMKRYAEDINYEVARQKEKELRHDVMAHIHAFGEQAKKARPIIHLGATSCFVTDNADIIIMYEALKLIRKKLVNCIKVLSDFALKYKDMPTLGFTHFQPAQLTTVGKRAMLWVQDLVMDLEFLEYVLDHTYLRGVKGTTGTQASFMALFNGDEEKVKMLDKLVCKKMGFEKSFPLTSQTYPRKYDFLVLSVLASIAQSSYKFANDIRLLQHLKEIEEPFEKTQVGSSAMAYKRNPMRSERICALARYVMVNIQNPLFTASVQWLERTLDDSANRRISIPEAFLAVDSILNLYHNVASGLVVYEKMIERHIQSELPFMATENILMEAVKRGGDRQDLHERIRKYSMEAGRNVKEFGKENNLIELISNDPSFKLSKEEIEAILDPKKFVGRAPSQVQEYYDEYVKPILERYKDELGFESQVNL, via the coding sequence GTGAACGATATTTATGAGACACCACTAAATTCAAGATATGCGAGCGATGAGATGAAGAGACTTTTTTCAAACGATACACGTTTTAAACTTTGGCGCAAACTTTGGATTGCACTGGCAGAGGCACAAAAAGAGCTTGGTCTTGATATTACAGATGAGCAGATTGAAGAGATGAAAAGATATGCAGAGGATATAAACTATGAGGTAGCAAGACAAAAGGAGAAAGAACTTAGGCACGATGTGATGGCGCATATCCATGCGTTTGGCGAGCAGGCCAAAAAGGCAAGACCAATAATTCATCTTGGTGCAACAAGCTGTTTTGTTACAGACAATGCAGATATTATCATTATGTATGAAGCATTAAAACTTATCAGAAAAAAACTTGTAAACTGCATAAAGGTTTTGTCCGACTTTGCTCTAAAGTATAAAGATATGCCTACACTTGGATTTACGCATTTTCAGCCTGCACAGCTGACAACTGTTGGCAAAAGAGCTATGCTCTGGGTTCAGGATTTGGTTATGGATTTAGAGTTTTTAGAGTATGTTTTAGACCATACTTATCTGAGAGGAGTCAAGGGAACAACTGGTACTCAAGCAAGCTTTATGGCACTTTTTAATGGTGATGAAGAAAAGGTAAAGATGCTTGACAAGCTTGTATGCAAAAAGATGGGGTTTGAAAAAAGTTTTCCACTAACATCACAAACGTATCCCAGAAAATATGATTTTTTGGTCTTGTCGGTTTTAGCTTCAATTGCACAGAGCAGTTACAAGTTTGCAAACGATATAAGACTTTTACAGCATTTGAAGGAAATTGAAGAACCATTTGAAAAAACTCAAGTTGGTTCATCTGCAATGGCCTATAAGCGAAATCCAATGAGAAGTGAAAGGATATGTGCCTTAGCAAGATATGTTATGGTGAATATTCAAAATCCACTGTTTACAGCATCTGTTCAGTGGCTTGAAAGGACGTTAGATGACTCAGCAAACAGAAGAATATCAATTCCGGAAGCGTTTTTAGCAGTGGATAGCATTTTAAATCTTTATCACAATGTTGCAAGTGGGCTTGTTGTGTATGAAAAGATGATAGAAAGGCATATACAAAGTGAGCTTCCTTTTATGGCAACAGAAAATATATTGATGGAAGCTGTAAAGCGTGGCGGTGACAGGCAGGATTTGCACGAGAGAATAAGAAAGTATTCCATGGAAGCAGGAAGAAATGTCAAAGAGTTTGGGAAAGAAAATAATCTTATAGAACTTATTTCAAATGACCCAAGTTTTAAACTTTCAAAAGAAGAAATTGAAGCTATTTTAGACCCCAAAAAATTTGTGGGAAGGGCTCCTTCACAAGTACAAGAATACTATGATGAGTATGTAAAGCCTATATTGGAGAGGTATAAAGATGAACTTGGCTTTGAGTCTCAAGTGAACCTATAA
- the rgy gene encoding reverse gyrase: MATGAKYYHSCINCGGINTDTRNEKGLPCEKCLEDDHLTENVFELLKGRGLLKDYQIYWNFHQSYKMFEKFFELIFHKPMTGYQRTWARRFLLSKSFTLVAPTGVGKTTFGLVASLFSALHGKKSALVFPTISLAQQSFEKLNQFKSKIKNADAIRILLFNSSMTKSEKEEFEQRFLSQDFEILIVSSQFISKRKDVLSKMFFNLVFVDDVDAILKSSKNIDTLLQMIGFSEDEIEKATERLKNKNKENGQNTNLNTLKDKGMLIVSSATAKPQGLKPLLFRELLGFEIGRFTFNIRNITNIRIKKKSREKLLEIINILKDGILLFVNTEEEGKEIVKFLAENGVKIGTTWSNFDEEFELFKEGKLNVICGVSSYYGKLIRGIDLPERIKYCIFWETPSFRFSVDMDKAPRFVLERVFVEYLEDHPKLKEYFKNVETLQTEKLRQLVLKYISAESYNKIVQEIFSHLKITDDGKLVIPDVPTYIQGSGRTSRMFGMRLTKGVSILFEEDDTIFESLKSRLMFLLDEEWMDESEANFESLMVEVEESRKSRNEGFNVNDTKSRLMIVESPTKADTISKFLEKASTRRYGKLSVYESITPEGILLITASKGHVYDLETKKGLHGVEFHDGKFIPYYNSIKRCTKCYTQFTDELDSCPKCASNTIDDKKEILKTLRELALEVDEVLIATDPDVEGEKISWDISQYIKPANSNTKRIEMHEITRYGLDSALKNPRQFNTNLVKSQIVRRIEDRWVGFELSSKLQENFQSYNLSAGRVQSTILGWIVEREKEYAKSERTFTMLKLENGYNLEIEGEEECKRVKAEVVDQKIEEIPAPAPFSTSSLLSLASQKLNLGVQQIMEILQFLFEHGFITYHRTDSTRISVTGQNIARMFLEKVGKKELFLPRNFGDEGAHEAIRPVKPISPEELKELVYEKYAQGVSQNHIKVYQLIFNRFLSSQMKNPKVLFQKVCFKIADKEIVKDIPVKIEEEGWLHFLSMQIYPLFENKDYSVTDRRSYKKHTIQLYTQASLIDEMKQKNIGRPSTYAKMVETLFKRGYVFEDSFRRIRATSLGKKVYSYLSLKYGEYVNEQTTRELEKLMDIVEEGKRDYQEILSELFNDLKNLLEN; encoded by the coding sequence TTGGCAACAGGTGCGAAATACTATCATTCGTGCATAAACTGTGGCGGAATAAATACAGATACAAGAAATGAGAAGGGTCTTCCATGTGAGAAGTGTCTTGAAGATGACCATCTTACCGAAAATGTATTTGAACTCTTAAAAGGTCGCGGATTATTGAAAGATTATCAAATATACTGGAACTTTCACCAAAGCTATAAAATGTTTGAAAAGTTTTTTGAGCTTATTTTCCACAAACCCATGACGGGATACCAAAGAACATGGGCAAGACGGTTTTTGCTTTCAAAAAGCTTCACGCTTGTTGCCCCAACAGGAGTTGGTAAAACCACTTTTGGGCTTGTAGCAAGCCTTTTTTCAGCGCTACATGGTAAAAAATCAGCGCTTGTATTCCCCACAATCTCACTTGCCCAGCAGTCTTTTGAAAAACTCAACCAATTTAAATCAAAAATCAAAAACGCAGATGCCATTCGTATCTTGTTATTTAACTCTTCCATGACAAAGAGCGAAAAGGAAGAGTTTGAGCAAAGGTTTTTATCTCAAGATTTTGAAATACTCATTGTATCTTCTCAGTTTATTTCAAAAAGAAAAGATGTTCTCTCAAAAATGTTTTTTAACCTTGTATTTGTAGATGATGTAGACGCTATTTTGAAATCTTCAAAGAACATCGATACACTACTTCAAATGATAGGCTTCTCAGAAGATGAGATTGAAAAAGCAACCGAAAGATTAAAAAATAAAAATAAAGAAAATGGTCAAAATACCAACTTAAATACTCTCAAAGATAAGGGGATGCTTATAGTATCCTCAGCAACAGCAAAGCCGCAGGGACTAAAGCCACTTCTTTTCAGAGAACTTTTAGGTTTTGAAATCGGAAGATTTACGTTTAATATAAGAAATATTACTAATATAAGAATCAAAAAGAAGTCAAGGGAAAAACTACTTGAGATAATTAACATTTTAAAAGACGGTATACTTCTCTTTGTCAATACCGAAGAAGAAGGAAAAGAAATTGTTAAATTTCTCGCAGAAAATGGCGTTAAGATCGGAACTACATGGAGCAATTTTGATGAGGAATTTGAACTTTTCAAAGAAGGAAAACTAAATGTCATTTGCGGTGTTTCGTCTTATTATGGAAAACTCATTAGAGGAATTGATCTTCCTGAGCGTATAAAATACTGTATTTTCTGGGAAACTCCAAGCTTTAGATTTTCGGTTGATATGGACAAAGCTCCTCGATTTGTACTTGAAAGAGTTTTTGTTGAGTACCTTGAAGATCATCCCAAGTTAAAAGAGTATTTTAAGAATGTCGAAACCTTGCAAACAGAAAAGCTGAGACAGCTTGTCTTAAAGTATATATCCGCAGAGAGCTACAACAAAATTGTACAGGAAATATTCTCGCACTTGAAGATAACTGATGATGGCAAGCTTGTCATTCCAGATGTTCCAACATATATTCAAGGGTCTGGCCGAACATCAAGAATGTTTGGAATGCGCCTGACAAAAGGAGTTTCAATTCTCTTTGAAGAAGATGATACTATATTCGAAAGCTTAAAGTCACGACTTATGTTTTTGCTCGATGAGGAGTGGATGGACGAAAGCGAAGCAAATTTTGAAAGTCTCATGGTGGAGGTAGAAGAAAGCAGAAAAAGCCGAAATGAAGGTTTTAACGTAAACGACACAAAATCAAGACTTATGATAGTTGAATCCCCAACAAAAGCCGATACAATCTCAAAATTTTTAGAAAAAGCATCCACAAGAAGGTATGGTAAACTATCTGTATATGAATCGATAACCCCAGAAGGAATTTTACTTATCACTGCATCAAAAGGACATGTGTACGACCTTGAGACAAAAAAGGGTTTACACGGTGTTGAGTTCCATGATGGAAAGTTTATCCCATATTACAACTCTATCAAACGATGCACAAAATGTTACACTCAATTTACAGATGAGCTTGACAGCTGTCCTAAATGTGCTTCTAATACAATTGATGATAAAAAAGAAATTTTAAAAACATTGCGCGAGCTTGCACTTGAGGTTGACGAAGTTTTGATTGCAACAGACCCTGATGTTGAAGGAGAAAAGATATCATGGGACATTTCACAGTATATAAAGCCTGCAAATAGTAACACCAAAAGAATTGAAATGCATGAAATTACACGCTATGGACTTGACAGTGCCTTGAAAAATCCACGACAGTTTAATACAAACCTTGTAAAATCTCAAATTGTGCGAAGAATAGAAGATAGATGGGTAGGATTTGAGCTTTCTTCAAAGCTTCAGGAAAATTTCCAAAGTTACAACCTTTCTGCCGGGCGCGTGCAGTCAACCATCCTTGGCTGGATTGTTGAAAGAGAAAAGGAATATGCAAAAAGTGAAAGAACATTTACAATGCTAAAACTTGAAAATGGGTATAATCTTGAAATTGAAGGAGAAGAAGAGTGCAAAAGAGTAAAAGCAGAAGTTGTTGATCAGAAAATAGAAGAAATACCTGCACCTGCCCCATTTTCGACTTCTTCTTTGTTATCCTTAGCTTCACAGAAATTAAATTTGGGTGTGCAGCAAATAATGGAAATTTTGCAGTTTTTGTTTGAGCATGGCTTTATCACTTATCATAGAACAGATTCAACAAGGATTTCTGTGACAGGACAGAACATTGCAAGAATGTTTTTAGAAAAGGTGGGCAAAAAGGAACTCTTTTTACCAAGAAATTTTGGTGACGAAGGAGCTCATGAAGCAATAAGACCTGTAAAACCCATATCACCTGAGGAATTAAAAGAGCTTGTTTACGAAAAATATGCTCAGGGTGTCTCACAAAATCATATTAAAGTTTACCAGCTTATATTTAATAGGTTCTTGAGTAGCCAGATGAAAAATCCTAAAGTTTTATTCCAAAAAGTTTGTTTTAAAATAGCTGACAAAGAGATTGTTAAAGACATTCCTGTTAAAATTGAGGAGGAAGGATGGTTGCACTTTCTTTCTATGCAAATTTATCCTTTATTTGAAAATAAAGATTATAGTGTAACTGACAGACGAAGCTACAAAAAACACACCATTCAGCTTTACACTCAGGCAAGCCTCATTGACGAAATGAAACAGAAAAATATAGGAAGGCCCTCAACATATGCAAAGATGGTAGAGACACTTTTCAAAAGAGGGTATGTATTCGAAGATAGTTTTAGAAGAATAAGGGCAACATCCCTTGGCAAGAAGGTATATTCTTATCTTTCACTAAAATATGGTGAATACGTAAATGAGCAAACCACACGTGAACTTGAAAAACTCATGGACATAGTAGAAGAAGGAAAAAGAGACTATCAGGAAATATTGAGCGAACTGTTCAACGATTTAAAAAATTTACTTGAAAATTAA
- a CDS encoding ACT domain-containing protein, whose amino-acid sequence MKPVTNLNVTQNVAMISLDNVPNKIDLIASIFNEVANHGINIDMISQTAPYKGSINLSFSLDEENVPKAISALSKFKKEIPHLRIDIVSGLSKLSIFGEAMKDIPGVAASLFTTLAEAGVELKMVTTSEVDISYLIDQKDEEKAVQIIKERFDLK is encoded by the coding sequence TTGAAGCCTGTGACAAATTTAAATGTCACCCAGAACGTTGCCATGATAAGCCTTGACAATGTTCCTAACAAAATTGACCTAATAGCCTCCATTTTTAATGAAGTGGCAAACCATGGAATAAATATTGATATGATAAGCCAAACTGCACCCTATAAAGGAAGTATAAATTTATCATTTAGCCTTGACGAAGAAAATGTACCAAAGGCAATATCAGCACTCAGCAAGTTCAAAAAAGAGATTCCTCACCTGAGAATTGATATCGTATCGGGCTTGAGCAAGCTTTCTATCTTTGGTGAGGCAATGAAAGACATTCCCGGCGTTGCAGCATCACTTTTCACCACTTTAGCTGAAGCAGGTGTTGAACTTAAGATGGTAACAACAAGTGAGGTTGACATATCATATTTGATTGACCAGAAAGACGAGGAAAAAGCTGTTCAGATTATAAAAGAAAGGTTTGATTTAAAATAA
- the dapB gene encoding 4-hydroxy-tetrahydrodipicolinate reductase — protein sequence MISILLNGCNGKMGQVVSKVSKNYDNIKIVAGVDLNTAKNFDYPVYQSPEEVIENFDVIIDFSLPEATMKILEFAKQKNKPVVIATTGFTSDQKVKILEYSKQIPIFWSANMSLGVNLVAELIQKAYKALGPSFDIEIIEKHHNQKIDSPSGTALMLADAINEIANNSYEYIYDRHTRRKKRQQNEIGIASIRGGTIVGEHSVIFAGPDEIIEIKHTALSKEIFANGAIKAAMFMLGKNPGIYNMKDLINSM from the coding sequence ATGATTAGCATCTTACTTAATGGCTGCAATGGTAAAATGGGTCAGGTTGTGAGCAAGGTCTCTAAAAATTATGACAATATCAAGATTGTTGCAGGAGTTGACTTAAACACAGCCAAAAACTTTGACTACCCTGTTTACCAAAGTCCAGAGGAAGTTATAGAAAACTTTGATGTCATAATTGACTTTTCTCTCCCTGAAGCAACAATGAAAATTCTTGAGTTTGCAAAGCAGAAAAACAAACCAGTTGTAATAGCAACAACAGGATTTACATCTGACCAGAAAGTTAAAATTTTAGAATATTCAAAACAAATTCCTATTTTCTGGTCTGCCAATATGTCTTTGGGAGTAAATCTTGTTGCAGAGCTCATTCAAAAGGCTTATAAAGCTCTTGGTCCTTCATTTGATATTGAAATCATTGAAAAACATCACAACCAGAAAATAGATTCACCTTCTGGTACAGCCCTGATGCTTGCTGATGCAATAAATGAAATTGCAAATAATTCTTATGAGTACATCTATGATAGACACACAAGAAGAAAGAAAAGACAACAAAATGAAATTGGTATTGCATCAATACGCGGTGGAACAATTGTAGGTGAACACAGTGTTATTTTTGCCGGCCCTGATGAGATTATTGAGATAAAGCATACAGCACTCTCAAAAGAAATTTTTGCAAACGGAGCAATTAAAGCTGCAATGTTTATGTTAGGTAAAAATCCGGGTATATATAATATGAAAGATTTGATTAACTCAATGTGA
- the dapA gene encoding 4-hydroxy-tetrahydrodipicolinate synthase, which yields MSLFKGSGVALVTPFKDEESVDFETLGRLVDFHLEHKTDAIIVCGTTGEPSTMPDDEHLEVIRFVIDRVAGRKPVIAGVGSNHTKHAVYLSKKAQELGADGLLHVTPYYNKTTQKGLIEHFKAISESVSIPVIVYNVPSRTGLNVLPETMKELATLPNIKAIKEASGNITQVAEIAMLCPEIDIYSGNDDQIVPILSVGGIGVISVLANILPDETHDIVEYFLNGEIEKARQLQLKLLPIIKALFIEVNPIPVKEAMNMMGFNVGKPRLPLVSMTEKNREILKKALVDYGILIKE from the coding sequence ATGTCTCTTTTCAAAGGTTCAGGTGTTGCCTTAGTCACACCTTTCAAAGACGAGGAAAGTGTAGACTTTGAAACTCTTGGAAGGCTTGTTGACTTTCACTTAGAGCACAAGACAGATGCAATTATTGTATGTGGTACAACTGGAGAGCCTTCAACAATGCCAGATGACGAACATTTAGAAGTAATCAGATTTGTAATTGACAGGGTAGCTGGTAGAAAACCTGTTATTGCTGGTGTTGGTAGCAATCATACAAAACATGCAGTTTATCTTTCCAAAAAAGCACAGGAGCTTGGCGCAGATGGTCTTTTGCATGTAACACCATATTACAACAAAACTACACAAAAAGGTTTGATTGAACATTTTAAAGCAATAAGCGAGTCTGTTTCTATTCCAGTTATAGTGTATAACGTGCCATCAAGGACAGGGCTAAATGTCTTGCCTGAAACCATGAAAGAACTTGCAACACTGCCAAACATAAAAGCGATAAAAGAAGCAAGTGGCAACATCACACAGGTTGCTGAAATTGCTATGCTCTGTCCTGAAATTGATATCTATTCTGGAAATGATGACCAGATAGTACCCATTCTCTCTGTGGGTGGAATAGGTGTTATTTCAGTGCTGGCAAATATACTACCTGATGAAACACATGACATTGTTGAATATTTCTTAAACGGTGAAATTGAAAAAGCAAGACAGCTTCAGCTAAAGCTTCTTCCTATTATTAAAGCACTCTTTATTGAGGTAAACCCGATTCCTGTAAAAGAAGCTATGAACATGATGGGATTTAATGTTGGAAAACCAAGATTGCCGCTTGTTTCCATGACAGAAAAGAACAGGGAAATTCTTAAAAAAGCACTTGTTGATTATGGCATTTTGATAAAAGAATGA
- a CDS encoding aspartate-semialdehyde dehydrogenase: MAIVGATGMVGRTFLKVLEERKLPVEEYFLFASSRSAGKKVEFMGKEYTVEELKEDSFDRGIDIALFSAGASTSLHFAPIAASKGCIVIDNSSAWRMEKDVPLVVPEVNPEDIKWHKGIIANPNCSTIQAVVVLKPLHDRYKIKRIVYSTYQAVSGAGYQGYLDLEEGLKGAPPKKFPYPIAGNVIPHIDVFLENGYTKEEMKMINETKKILHDDSIKITATTVRVPVFNGHSESINVEFEKQFDLEELREILKNAPGVVVQDDPENLLYPMPIYVSGKDEVYVGRIRRDESVESGVNLWVVADNIRKGAATNAVQIAEKVIEYFFS; encoded by the coding sequence ATGGCAATAGTTGGCGCAACAGGTATGGTTGGAAGAACATTTTTAAAGGTCTTGGAAGAGAGAAAATTGCCGGTTGAAGAATATTTCCTCTTTGCATCAAGCAGGTCAGCAGGGAAAAAAGTTGAGTTTATGGGAAAAGAATACACAGTTGAAGAGTTAAAAGAAGACTCATTTGACAGGGGCATTGACATTGCTTTGTTCTCTGCCGGCGCTTCAACATCTCTTCACTTTGCTCCAATTGCTGCATCGAAAGGGTGTATTGTGATTGACAATTCAAGTGCATGGCGTATGGAAAAAGACGTTCCTCTTGTTGTACCGGAGGTAAACCCCGAAGATATAAAATGGCACAAGGGAATTATTGCAAATCCAAACTGTTCAACAATACAGGCAGTTGTTGTTTTAAAACCTCTGCATGACAGGTATAAAATAAAGAGGATTGTGTACTCAACATACCAGGCAGTTTCAGGTGCAGGATATCAAGGATATTTGGATTTAGAAGAAGGATTAAAAGGTGCTCCGCCAAAGAAGTTTCCATACCCAATTGCAGGAAATGTTATTCCTCATATTGATGTATTTTTAGAAAACGGATATACAAAAGAAGAAATGAAAATGATAAACGAGACAAAAAAGATTTTACATGACGACTCTATAAAGATTACTGCAACAACTGTGAGGGTACCTGTGTTTAACGGTCACAGTGAATCAATAAATGTAGAATTCGAAAAACAGTTTGATTTAGAAGAGTTAAGAGAAATTCTAAAGAATGCTCCAGGAGTTGTTGTACAGGATGATCCTGAAAACCTTTTATATCCAATGCCAATTTACGTTTCCGGAAAAGATGAAGTATATGTTGGAAGAATAAGAAGAGATGAATCTGTCGAAAGTGGAGTTAATCTGTGGGTTGTTGCAGACAATATAAGAAAAGGAGCAGCAACAAATGCTGTTCAGATTGCTGAAAAGGTAATAGAATATTTCTTTAGTTAA
- the ispF gene encoding 2-C-methyl-D-erythritol 2,4-cyclodiphosphate synthase — translation MFKVGIGYDVHRFAEGRKLILGGVEIPFEKGLLGHSDADVLVHAIIDAILGAIGENDIGRLFPDSNPEYKDICSLILLKEVARILENKNMKIVNIDSTIVAQRPKISPYANDMKNKIADCLRINSTQVNIKGKTTEGLGFEGREEGISAYAVVLICE, via the coding sequence ATGTTCAAAGTAGGAATTGGCTATGATGTTCACAGATTTGCTGAGGGAAGAAAACTCATATTAGGTGGTGTTGAAATACCTTTTGAAAAGGGTCTTCTGGGGCATTCAGATGCAGATGTTTTAGTCCATGCGATAATTGACGCTATTCTTGGTGCTATAGGCGAAAATGATATTGGAAGACTTTTTCCAGATAGCAATCCCGAGTATAAAGATATCTGTAGTTTGATTCTTCTTAAGGAGGTTGCAAGGATTTTGGAGAACAAAAATATGAAAATTGTAAATATAGATTCTACGATAGTTGCCCAAAGACCAAAAATTTCTCCCTATGCTAATGATATGAAGAATAAAATTGCAGATTGCCTAAGGATTAATTCTACTCAAGTAAATATAAAAGGAAAAACAACAGAAGGACTTGGATTCGAAGGAAGAGAAGAAGGTATTTCAGCGTATGCAGTTGTTTTAATTTGCGAATAA
- a CDS encoding DNA double-strand break repair nuclease NurA: MLDIYRLSAQINEKKEVLEKNNKELKTQIGNIISFLNSADKEKIQNVLAKIPRKDEKNEILFCLPYYSNYNEFLNPKRCLLNTQYQVFAVDGSNTEIDRHIQIPYYILNIACIFIEYNEKDSKFEYQTFPYIYFDQEIYSSKDEATIKNSSEISQERQQKEFEIILEYIENSSNQTDKLKIVLYDGNLIDWTQDRQNIRFGRKANSSLEKIFLLAEQKEIAICGFISYPKNAIISNIYRIFTCEKTKIGCRECERERKRECEKVGRIRDIILFSKLGKGEHSQVFYTLGRAFDEFEKTDIGFVYLNTGYEIARIEFPLYIANNKEWLENVIGAIYHQCQLGFGYPISLTHAHEFSVISKDDRIVVETLMSGFEDNIVHYSAKKNNKIQKIV; the protein is encoded by the coding sequence GTGTTAGATATTTACAGATTATCAGCACAAATTAATGAAAAGAAAGAGGTTTTAGAAAAAAATAATAAAGAATTAAAAACGCAAATTGGAAATATTATTTCTTTTTTAAATTCTGCAGACAAAGAGAAAATTCAAAATGTTTTAGCTAAAATTCCTCGCAAAGATGAAAAGAATGAGATTTTATTTTGTCTTCCTTACTATAGCAATTATAATGAGTTTTTGAATCCAAAAAGGTGTCTTTTAAATACTCAGTATCAGGTTTTTGCAGTAGACGGTAGTAATACAGAAATAGACAGACATATTCAAATCCCTTATTATATATTGAATATTGCCTGCATCTTTATTGAATACAATGAAAAAGATAGCAAATTTGAATATCAAACTTTTCCTTATATATACTTCGACCAAGAGATATATTCTTCCAAAGATGAGGCTACAATTAAAAATTCTTCTGAGATATCACAAGAGCGCCAGCAGAAAGAATTTGAGATCATCTTAGAATATATAGAAAATAGTAGTAATCAGACAGATAAGCTTAAAATAGTGCTTTACGATGGAAATCTAATTGACTGGACTCAGGACAGACAAAATATCAGATTCGGTAGAAAAGCAAATTCCTCCCTGGAAAAAATATTTCTTTTAGCAGAGCAAAAAGAGATAGCTATATGTGGCTTTATTTCGTATCCCAAAAATGCTATAATTTCTAACATTTATAGAATATTTACATGTGAAAAAACAAAGATTGGCTGTAGAGAATGTGAAAGAGAACGAAAAAGAGAATGCGAAAAGGTAGGCAGAATAAGAGATATTATTTTATTTTCAAAGCTGGGCAAAGGAGAGCATTCCCAAGTGTTTTATACCTTGGGTAGAGCTTTTGATGAGTTTGAAAAGACAGATATAGGATTTGTATATTTGAATACAGGTTACGAGATAGCGCGAATAGAATTTCCTCTTTACATTGCCAATAATAAAGAGTGGCTTGAAAATGTAATAGGTGCAATTTATCATCAGTGTCAACTTGGTTTTGGTTATCCAATATCTTTGACTCATGCTCATGAATTTTCTGTTATATCTAAGGATGATAGGATTGTTGTAGAAACTTTGATGTCAGGTTTTGAAGATAATATTGTGCACTATTCAGCAAAGAAAAACAACAAAATTCAAAAAATTGTATAA